Within Oscillatoria nigro-viridis PCC 7112, the genomic segment AAATGAGCGCTGGCGCGCCAAAAAATAAAGTATCGGAGATAAAAAATGGAAGTATCGCAAACCAACACCTACTACTTCAATAATTTAACCTTGATCCACCACACAGAAAACGAACTGTACATTATGGGAAGGCAAACAACACTGGTCTTAAATTTTCAACAAACAAGCTATCAAACGCTCGACCAAATAATCCACGTTCTGCGACTTTTGAGAGACAAAAAAGTCCAAGACAGAAAGTCAATTATCGAGCAAGAGCTGCTGGCCTTAAACTTCCAATTCCCTCTCGAAAGCAGCAACCGTAGCAACAACGACACCAACAATGGTAGCAGCAATGGTAGCAGCAACGGCAGCCCCAAAAACTGCGAGCTAAAAATCGACTGGTAATTAAATGATGCCGGAGAGATAAGTTTGTTTCTCCGGCAGCCACTAGCAAACATTTTTCGCCACATCCAAAAAAGGCTTCCTCTCATAGCAGCATAGGTGTATCTCCTGCACTAAGAGCAAGCCGATATGTTCGAGTCGTCGGGCGCAACACTATGTCGGCTGCACAATTATATTTGGACGAAAGGCTTCTTCTGATCTAAAAAAAGCCGAGGGGCAAAGTTTTGTGGCGCTGCCCGAGAACATCGCTTTCAAATGAATAGGGTATATACTTGAAATAAAACTCTCGAAGATATTAAACACAACGAGTCAGTACAGCTATGTCTGCTAAAGATGTCTTTCACGAAGTCGTTAAAATCGCTCTCCAGAAAGATGGATGGCAGATTACTCACGATCCATACACTTTACAAGCAGGAACTCTAGAACTTTACATCGACTTGGGTGCCGAAAGGGTGGTTGCGGCCGAAAAAGACGGACAAAAAATTGCCGTTGAAATCAAAAGCTTTATTGGCCCCTCCAAAATCTCCCAGTTTTACACAGCATTAGGACAATTCATTAGTTATCGAGCAGCTTTGCAACAACAAGAAACTGAGCGCATTTTATACCTAGCAGTACCCAGCAATGTCTACGAGAGTTTT encodes:
- a CDS encoding XisH family protein translates to MSAKDVFHEVVKIALQKDGWQITHDPYTLQAGTLELYIDLGAERVVAAEKDGQKIAVEIKSFIGPSKISQFYTALGQFISYRAALQQQETERILYLAVPSNVYESFFTMGFIQSLIQQNQIHLIVYDIEQEAIAQWQM